Part of the Thiohalophilus sp. genome is shown below.
GCGCCGTGCCGTCCATGTTGATGGTCGCCCCCAGCGGCAGTACCACGCTGCTGGTGCGGTTGGAGACGCCGGCGTTTTTCTCCACACACTCCATGGTCAGCGGCAGCGTGGCGGCCGAGGAGGCGGTAGAGAAGGCGGTGAGCAAGGCGGGGGCCATGGCCCGGTAGTGCCGCTGTGGCCGGACCTTACCGACAAATTTGAGCAGCAGCGGCAACAGCACCAGCACATGGGTGAGCAGGGCCAGCAGGACCGCGGCAACAAACAGGCCCAGCGTCTGCGCCAGTTCGCCCAGCTGATCCAGATCGGTTTCCGCCACCACCTTCGCGACCAGGGCAAAAACACCCAGCGGAGCAAACTTCATCACCAGATCGGTAATCCCCATCATGATGCTGAACACGCCGTTCCAGAAGTTGTACTGGGCCTCGGCGTAATCTTCCTCGATGCGGGTCATGAAAAAGCCATAGAGCAGACTGAAGAAAATCAGACCCAGCATCTGGCCGTTGGCGGCCGCCGCGACAATATTGGCCGGAATCATGCTCAAGAAAACGCCGGCGATATCGCTGGCGCTCCGCTCACCGACCGACTCTTTGGCCAACTCCGCCTGTTGCTGGCTGAGCCCCAGGATCTCGCCGGCGGGCTGACCGTCGATCAGCCCCGGAGACAACAGATTGACGAAAAACAGGCCGATCAGAATCGCTGCCAGGCTGGTGACCATGTAGTAGAGAATTGTCTTGCCGCCGAGCCGGGCCAGCCCGTGACCGCCGCCGATGCCGGCGATACCGACAATGATCGATGCGACGATCAACGGCACGATGATCATCTTCAGCGCATTGAGAAACAGACTGCCGACAAAATCGAAGACGCTATACAGCTGCACCCCGAATAGCCGGCCTTCCTGGCCGGCCCAGGCCCCGATTACCACGGCCAGGATCAGCGCGATCAGGATCTGCCAGTGAAGTTTCAGTTTCAACATGGCCTGTTATCCGTTGTTATTGAGCCAGCGAAGGCATGAACGGCCCGATATAGCACCGGATTGAAACGTAAAAAACCCGGCACCAGGGCGCAATCAGAAAAAAGTCAGTGCACGTTACGCCCGATCTCTGCTCGGGTGGTGCGTGCCCGGTTCTCTCTGCCGTATCCCGATACCGAAGTTAGTTGCTGTCGGCGCTCAGCTTGTCGCTGACGCGAATCTCTGCCTCACGGCGCAGGCTCTCCAGCAAGGCATTGTATTCGCTGGTGCCAAAGGCGGCGCTCAGCTGCTGACGTTCTGCCTTGAGCGTGTCGGCGGCCGGCACTTCCCCGGGCTGAATCGCCTGCAGCCGGACCACCGCCACATTGCCATTGGGCAGGGTCGTGGTGGTCACCGAGGGCCGACCCGCCTCGGGCGGGGCCATACGGAAGGCCGCCTGACGCAGGGTATTGTCCAGGCTTTTCCCCTGCTGCGGTTCACGCTTGATCCAGCCCGGGGTGTGCCACTGCGCGCCATGTCGGCTCGCCAGGGCAGCGGGCGAGGCCTCCCCCTCTTCGAGTTCCGTACGCAGGCTCTGCGCGGTCTCAGCCGCCAGCTGGTGGGCCTGTTGCTGCCTCAACTGCCGGGCAATCTGCGATCTGACGGCCTCCAGCGGTTTTTGTTGTGC
Proteins encoded:
- a CDS encoding dicarboxylate/amino acid:cation symporter translates to MLKLKLHWQILIALILAVVIGAWAGQEGRLFGVQLYSVFDFVGSLFLNALKMIIVPLIVASIIVGIAGIGGGHGLARLGGKTILYYMVTSLAAILIGLFFVNLLSPGLIDGQPAGEILGLSQQQAELAKESVGERSASDIAGVFLSMIPANIVAAAANGQMLGLIFFSLLYGFFMTRIEEDYAEAQYNFWNGVFSIMMGITDLVMKFAPLGVFALVAKVVAETDLDQLGELAQTLGLFVAAVLLALLTHVLVLLPLLLKFVGKVRPQRHYRAMAPALLTAFSTASSAATLPLTMECVEKNAGVSNRTSSVVLPLGATINMDGTALYECVAALFIAQAYGLELGFVTQFTVVLVALLTSIGVAGIPAASLVAIVIILATIGLPLEALGLILAVDRILDMFRTSVNVFSDSCGAVIIARTEGETDLLIDEQPAVKTA